One window of Scylla paramamosain isolate STU-SP2022 chromosome 47, ASM3559412v1, whole genome shotgun sequence genomic DNA carries:
- the LOC135095085 gene encoding uncharacterized protein LOC135095085 isoform X3, giving the protein MHEHNHNTVLSILVKGNKAAMAIIPEDCDSHALSQDGLTPLHAAALCGAPSDAVEALLRHGVSPHVTTPDNMTPADLARQQGQDSVIKGLQRHHCVQSGKLPEELHEELLSTVSRWDDVQAVSTLLCKGAPIELLGGLSILRLAVTTNRIHTVSLLLASGAPLPASLLQEAWQSPDVTHRVLAFLTTAYCCRLRAEQRRLEKVSSALVEGIDNLLTTIEGNTPWQAAWPWGKETDRPALSDLLAKAAAANCPVTAAFLHRAGGWTVFNGASGGTALHSALEAGHKGMSELLIRDLGGCPYVPDTHGRLPVHMMPDKEQQTLEQKLFMAEREKLKDMELRLKADHEKTAARTALCIQEDLFESHKKGEGTNVSSPDGHATLLLASRKGLLQLTHLILQEGHLPVDEVLDHTCSTTALHQAASHGQDGCVALLLSAGANPQQRDTYGQTPLHLAAMFGHKSTFELLAHQVTQDPPCRAGTTGTLVRENFKFFENMFNKCEDINLLHPIDRRDPESVIRNLVRSIGLQELQEEAQRVAVDLSKGEALEVKEAVMAEISIIINKVSAADATYRGDLRLVGSSQDGCKLYAPDEFDINLVMHKDDVGITVSERGKEEATLKGRLQISVKTDNPHLEGNIFMASLYEEVHRCLIGHTLQDKRLSLVPPGLTSTQVGVGLSLAWQGREYPLLLVGVDLVPVLEVPWLEQVFRPFLTPEDTTTMQLSNAAEGTWRCSFALTEAEVLGTLTPAERQVQLMGKVLLSRLKPERWMPRHKKSFFKWFATREWNIAVPSGFCFKNAFLRWLEHRWSREVELGAGQEHDHTKELGAGQEEGHTNELGAGQEGDHAKELGAGQKEDHDKELGGEQKGDHAKGLELGREGDPARWLVEVFRLMCANPDESREHLTTQNSSAYFGGDCEGRKPGDGAPIIVQCLEEGLEKLCSGLASAKARPGHGDESIRCRRCRPL; this is encoded by the exons AGCGGCAAGCTTCCTGAAGAACTGCATGAGGAGCTGCTCTCAACAGTCAGTCGCTGGGACGACGTGCAGGCGGTGTCCACCCTCCTGTGTAAGGGCGCGCCCATAGAGCTCCTGGGCGGCCTTTCCATCCTCAGACTGGCTGTCACCACCAACCGCATACACACCGTCAGCCTGCTGCTGGCTAGCGGTGCACCGCTGCCTGCCAGCCTGCTGCAAGAGGCTTGGCAGAGCCCCGACGTGACTCACAGGGTGCTGGCCTTCCTCACCACC GCCTACTGCTGCCGGCTGCGTGCAGAGCAGCGTCGCCTGGAAAAGGTTAGCAGCGCCCTTGTCGAGGGCATCGACAATCTATTGACAACCATCGAGGGAAATACTCCCTGGCAGGCAGCCTGGCCATGGGGAAAGGAGACTGACCGGCCAGCACTGAGCGACCTCCTGGCAAAGGCAGCGGCTGCCAACTGCCCCGTGACTGCCGCCTTCCTGCATAGGGCGGGAGGGTGGACAGTCTTTAATGGAGCCTCTGGTGGCACTGCCCTCCACTCTGCCCTGGAGGCTGGCCACAAAGGCATGTCCGAGCTGCTGATCAGGGACCTTGGGGGCTGCCCGTACGTGCCGGACACACATGGTCGCCTTCCAGTGCACATGATGCCTGACAAGGAGCAACAGACTCTGGAGCAG AAGCTCTTTATGGCAGAGCgtgaaaaactgaaggatatggAGCTTCGCTTGAAGGCAGATCACGAGAAGACCGCAGCACGGACAGCGCTGTGTATACAGGAGGATCTTTTTGAGAGCCACAAGAAGGGCGAGGGTACGAATGTCTCCTCACCTGATGGCCACGCCACCCTGCTACTGGCCTCGCGCAAAGGTCTCCTGCAGCTGACTCATCTTATACTGCAAGAGGGTCACTTGCCCGTGGACGAGGTGCTGGACCACACCTGCAGCACCACCGCCCTCCACCAGGCGGCCTCGCACGGCCAGGACGGCTGCGTGGCGCTGCTGCTGAGCGCTGGCGCCAACCCACAGCAGCGTGACACGTATGGCCAGACGCCCCTACACCTGGCCGCCATGTTTGGCCACAAAAGTACTTTTGAACTCCTGGCACATCAAGTGACGCAGGACCCTCCTTGCCGTGCGGGCACCACGGGCACACTGGTGAGAgaaaattttaaattttttgaaaaTATGTTTAATAAGTGTGAGGATATAAATCTATTACACCCAATCGACCGACGTGACCCCGAAAGTGTCATAAGAAATCTCGTGAGATCCATAGGCCTGCaagagctgcaggaggaggctCAGCGGGTGGCTGTGGACCTATCAAAGGGCGAGGCCCTTGAGGTAAAGGAGGCGGTCATGGCAGAAATAAGCATAATCATAAATAAGGTATCAGCCGCTGATGCCACGTACCGCGGCGACCTGAGGCTGGTGGGCAGTTCTCAGGACGGGTGTAAGCTTTACGCCCCTGACGAATTTGATATAAACCTCGTGATGCACAAGGATGACGTAGGAATAACTGTtagcgagagagggaaggaggaagccaCGCTGAAGGGCAGGTTACAGATTTCTGTGAAGACTGACAATCCCCACCTTGAGGGTAATATATTTATGGCCAGTTTGTACGAGGAGGTGCACCGTTGCCTCATTGGCCACACCCTACAGGACAAAAGACTGAGCCTAGTGCCGCCGGGCCTGACCAGCACGCAAGTGGGCGTGGGACTCTCTCTGGCCTGGCAGGGGCGAGAGTATCCACTGTTGCTGGTCGGCGTGGACCTGGTGCCAGTGCTTGAGGTGCCATGGCTGGAGCAAGTTTTCAGACCGTTCCTCACTCCtgaggacaccaccaccatgcagctCAGTAATGCTGCTGAGGGAACATGGCGCTGCAGCTTTGCCTTGACAGAGGCTGAGGTGCTGGGGACGTTGACACCCGCAGAGCGCCAGGTGCAGCTGATGGGAAAAGTACTTCTTTCCCGCCTCAAGCCCGAGCGCTGGATGCCTCGGCACAAAAAGAGCTTTTTCAAATGGTTCGCCACACGGGAGTGGAACATCGCGGTGCCAAGCGGGTTCTGTTTCAAGAACGCCTTCCTGCGGTGGCTGGAGCACAGGTGGTCGAGGGAGGTAGAGCTTGGGGCTGGGCAGGAGCACGACCataccaaggagttgggggctggacaggaggagGGCCACACCAatgagttgggggctggacaggagggggaccacgccaaggagttgggggctggacagaaGGAGGACCATGACAAGGAGTTGGGGGGTGAACAGAAGGGGGACCATGCCAAGGGGTTGGAACTGGGGCGGGAGGGGGACCCCGCCAGATGGCTGGTGGAGGTGTTCAGATTGATGTGTGCGAACCCAGATGAGTCACGAGAGCACCTGACAACGCAAAATAGCTCTGCCTACTTTGGAGGAGACTGTGAGGGGCGGAAGCCTGGGGACGGGGCGCCCATCATCGTGCAGTGCCTGGAGGAGGGTTTGGAAAAGTTGTGCTCTGGCTTGGCCTCTGCCAAGGCTCGGCCAGGCCACGGCGACGAAAGTATTAGATGTAGAAGATGCAGACCCTTGTAA